From the genome of Fundulus heteroclitus isolate FHET01 chromosome 9, MU-UCD_Fhet_4.1, whole genome shotgun sequence, one region includes:
- the LOC118564246 gene encoding diencephalon/mesencephalon homeobox protein 1-A-like gives MEEGGGGGSVCPGRTKLSVCKGLSPTSDSPLSSPALPSSSSVTSGLVQSNSYASSPLSLFRLQEQFRQHMAATNNLVHYPSFDMSAPSSLPYLGMNVNMPSPLGSLPCQSYYQTLSQAQQVWNSPLLQAAPGGLPGSLNSKTTSIENLRMRAKQHAASLGLDTLPN, from the exons ATGGAGGAG GGAGGAGGCGGAGGGTCTGTCTGCCCAGGCCGGACGAAGCTCTCCGTCTGCAAAGGACTCAGCCCCACGTCAG ACTCTCCACTAAGCTCCCCCGCCCTGCCGTCCTCCAGCAGCGTGACCAGCGGCTTGGTTCAGAGCAACTCCTACGCCTCGTCTCCCCTCAGCCTCTTCCGACTGCAGGAGCAGTTCCGGCAGCACATGGCCGCCACCAACAACCTGGTGCATTACCCGTCCTTTGACATGAGCGCGCCGTCCTCCCTGCCCTACCTGGGCATGAACGTCAACATGCCTTCCCCACTGGGCTCGCTGCCCTGCCAGTCCTACTACCAGACCCTGTCACAAGCCCAACAGGTGTGGAACAGCCCGCTGCTGCAGGCGGCGCCGGGCGGCCTCCCGGGAAGCCTCAACAGCAAGACCACAAGCATCGAGAACCTCCGGATGAGGGCCAAGCAGCACGCGGCCTCTCTGGGACTGGACACGCTTCCCAACTGA